A portion of the Eubacterium maltosivorans genome contains these proteins:
- a CDS encoding BCCT family transporter, with product MDKQQTTEKKGFFDIVNKWVFFSSGIALVIFVAFGCIAPQTFANGANAALNFVLKYFSWFITPAAFFMVIFCLWAGFSKFGKIKLGGPDAKPKMSKPVWFAIALTSGIAVGINYYGVYEPISFVYNPPAFLGVEPLSSGAILNALKYTFLHWCLHPYAIYTTAGLCVVFLIYNAKKRYRVCTSLYPLLGEKTYGGIGNFIDAVAIFAIIGGIATSLGFATLQIARGLDTIIGFESNMVNWLIIIAIMTVFYTASSISGLHKGITYISNLNTVLYFFVLIFSFIVVDPIGVTELTITAIGQYFNEFINLSLFLDPIARTGWVGANNVFFNTWWMVFAPLIGLFLVKLAYGRTIREFVTVNLIAPVVFSFVWFGVFGGGSIILEKFFGTSIGQIVEQVGSDMALYAFFNQLPWSKFMNVIALLIVILSFVTLAESMTMSISAMTLKEFEDETGEASPPRIVSIFWGAIMALAAYTLLISGGTDALQTSVIVCGLPLCVIMVFMMASFFKSMKRLDEYDIYSKGDLSVYDTAEKERLERIAAAEAEASGNSVEKIE from the coding sequence ATGGATAAGCAGCAAACAACAGAAAAGAAGGGATTCTTTGATATTGTAAATAAATGGGTATTCTTTTCATCAGGAATCGCCCTTGTTATTTTTGTGGCTTTTGGCTGCATTGCACCGCAGACCTTTGCCAATGGTGCCAATGCGGCATTGAATTTTGTTCTGAAATATTTTTCGTGGTTTATTACACCGGCCGCTTTCTTTATGGTTATCTTCTGCCTGTGGGCCGGCTTCAGTAAATTTGGTAAAATCAAGCTGGGGGGGCCTGATGCAAAGCCCAAAATGAGCAAACCGGTTTGGTTTGCCATCGCTTTAACCTCTGGGATTGCTGTCGGCATCAATTATTATGGCGTTTATGAACCCATCAGCTTTGTTTACAATCCTCCGGCATTCCTGGGTGTAGAACCCCTGTCCTCCGGTGCGATTCTGAACGCTTTAAAATATACCTTTCTGCATTGGTGTCTGCATCCCTATGCCATCTACACGACCGCGGGACTTTGCGTGGTATTTTTAATCTACAATGCGAAAAAGCGTTACCGCGTCTGCACATCCCTGTATCCGCTTTTGGGTGAAAAAACCTATGGCGGCATCGGCAATTTTATCGATGCTGTTGCTATTTTTGCAATTATCGGCGGGATCGCCACATCTCTGGGCTTCGCGACTCTGCAGATCGCCCGCGGGCTGGATACGATTATCGGCTTTGAGAGCAATATGGTCAATTGGCTGATTATTATCGCCATCATGACGGTGTTTTACACAGCTTCCAGTATTTCTGGACTGCACAAAGGGATTACCTATATCAGTAATCTGAACACTGTTTTATACTTCTTCGTTTTAATCTTTTCATTCATTGTAGTTGATCCCATTGGCGTTACGGAGTTAACCATTACCGCCATTGGCCAGTACTTTAATGAATTTATTAATCTTTCTCTGTTTCTAGACCCAATTGCCAGAACCGGCTGGGTAGGAGCAAACAATGTATTCTTCAATACCTGGTGGATGGTCTTTGCGCCGCTGATTGGTTTATTCCTGGTCAAACTGGCTTATGGCCGGACAATTCGGGAATTTGTCACAGTTAATCTGATTGCGCCAGTGGTATTCTCCTTTGTATGGTTCGGCGTGTTTGGCGGCGGCAGCATTATTCTTGAAAAATTTTTCGGAACAAGCATTGGACAAATCGTTGAACAGGTAGGCTCAGATATGGCTCTCTACGCGTTCTTTAACCAGCTGCCCTGGAGCAAATTTATGAACGTTATTGCCCTGCTCATTGTTATCCTGTCATTTGTTACCCTTGCCGAATCAATGACTATGTCTATTTCGGCCATGACGCTTAAGGAATTTGAAGATGAAACCGGTGAAGCAAGTCCTCCGAGAATCGTCAGTATTTTCTGGGGCGCTATCATGGCTCTGGCGGCATACACCCTGCTGATTTCCGGCGGAACAGACGCTTTGCAGACTTCCGTTATTGTCTGTGGGCTGCCGCTATGTGTGATTATGGTCTTTATGATGGCGTCATTTTTCAAATCGATGAAACGGCTTGACGAATATGATATTTACAGTAAAGGCGACCTTTCTGTTTATGATACGGCTGAGAAGGAGCGGCTGGAAAGGATCGCCGCAGCTGAAGCAGAGGCCAGTGGAAATAGTGTTGAGAAAATTGAGTGA
- a CDS encoding sigma-54 interaction domain-containing protein has product MTKIDKKVNDTIQEFIDFIDLRYKGLVITDQFSKIVKFNDRFLEIFHLNVSDTLEIHLEELFLKYGIDEDSEYFYDLDKNQVNVRFKSMNFGEETKLNIWIFEVVGLENARISLLETIVQFSKDGIHAVNQDGKIIVYNEAQGKIDNYEPSQVIGRHAMDIYALDYESSLLLRVLKTQKPIENVRQGYYTKAGTFVDCVTSVIPLYYHGKIFGSAAIVRDYNGILQTLDEEKKQTSKERIKTITTQPNYESKQTRYTFDSIITVNPELAKSIQSAKQAAQTDSNILIIGETGTGKEMFAQSIHAYSTRRDKPFLAINCAAIPESLLEGLLFGTTKGSFTGATDKPGLFEEADGGTIFLDEINSMSLFLQSKLLRVLEERTVTRLGSNKMIHVSARIISSCNENPAQAIQDNNFRSDLFYRLAVVYIVIPSLRMRLDDVSLLTKYFIEMYNKQFDKKIIGVDSEVKQLFDHYSWPGNVRQLRHLLESAMNVIDPDETYIGIRHLPKYILGEDKIGNYEGQPEQPGEIRTSVSIDKGQNIFEELKEKEKEFIIESLTKNGGNIAKTAKQMGMSRQKLYYKLKKYNLK; this is encoded by the coding sequence ATGACAAAAATAGACAAAAAAGTAAACGATACAATTCAGGAATTCATCGATTTTATTGATTTAAGATACAAGGGTCTGGTTATAACAGACCAGTTTAGTAAAATTGTCAAATTCAATGACCGCTTTTTAGAAATTTTTCATTTAAATGTTAGCGATACTCTGGAAATTCATCTTGAGGAGCTGTTTTTGAAGTATGGAATTGATGAGGACTCTGAATACTTCTATGATCTTGATAAAAACCAGGTGAATGTCCGGTTTAAGAGCATGAATTTTGGAGAAGAAACGAAGCTGAATATCTGGATTTTTGAGGTGGTAGGTTTGGAGAATGCCCGAATCAGCCTTTTGGAAACCATTGTGCAGTTCAGTAAGGATGGGATTCACGCCGTTAATCAGGATGGTAAGATAATCGTTTATAATGAGGCTCAGGGAAAAATCGATAACTATGAGCCTTCACAAGTTATCGGCAGGCACGCCATGGATATCTACGCGCTGGATTATGAATCCAGTCTGCTTTTAAGAGTGCTGAAAACACAAAAGCCAATCGAAAATGTGAGACAAGGCTACTATACCAAGGCAGGGACCTTCGTGGATTGTGTGACCTCAGTGATTCCGCTTTATTATCATGGAAAGATATTCGGCTCAGCTGCTATTGTCCGTGACTACAATGGGATTCTTCAGACGCTGGATGAAGAGAAAAAACAAACCAGCAAAGAGCGGATCAAAACGATCACCACTCAGCCAAACTATGAGTCAAAACAGACACGCTATACCTTCGACAGTATTATCACAGTGAATCCGGAGCTGGCGAAAAGCATCCAGTCCGCCAAACAGGCCGCCCAGACCGATTCCAATATCCTGATCATTGGCGAAACCGGGACAGGGAAGGAAATGTTTGCCCAGAGTATCCACGCCTACAGTACAAGGAGAGACAAGCCGTTTCTGGCCATTAACTGCGCGGCCATACCAGAATCGCTGCTGGAAGGCCTGCTGTTCGGGACGACAAAAGGTTCCTTTACCGGCGCGACCGACAAGCCGGGACTTTTTGAGGAAGCGGACGGCGGAACTATTTTTCTGGATGAAATCAATTCCATGTCCCTGTTTCTTCAGTCAAAGCTTTTAAGAGTTTTGGAGGAACGGACCGTCACACGCCTTGGATCAAACAAAATGATCCATGTAAGTGCGCGGATCATTTCAAGCTGTAATGAAAATCCTGCACAGGCGATTCAGGATAATAATTTCAGAAGCGACCTTTTTTACCGGCTGGCTGTTGTCTATATTGTAATCCCGTCACTGAGGATGCGCTTGGATGATGTAAGCCTGCTGACGAAATATTTTATCGAGATGTATAATAAACAGTTCGATAAAAAAATCATTGGAGTCGATTCAGAAGTTAAACAGCTTTTCGATCATTACAGCTGGCCTGGAAATGTCAGACAGCTCCGCCATCTTTTGGAATCCGCCATGAACGTTATCGATCCGGATGAGACCTATATTGGTATAAGGCATCTGCCCAAATACATTTTGGGTGAGGATAAAATCGGAAATTACGAAGGGCAGCCGGAACAGCCTGGCGAGATACGGACATCAGTCTCGATTGACAAAGGACAGAATATTTTTGAGGAATTGAAGGAAAAAGAGAAAGAGTTTATAATCGAAAGCCTGACCAAAAATGGCGGGAATATCGCGAAAACCGCCAAGCAGATGGGCATGAGCCGACAGAAGCTATACTATAAGCTTAAAAAATATAATTTAAAATAA
- a CDS encoding DMT family transporter: protein MFKGIIIAVIGAMAYGFISLFTKNLVNLSVTSDTILVSRFLIIFLVIGAYLSVRKKLVKPTKSQVKDLLIYGVIGYGGAIFLLAESYIFMPMSQATMIHFSYPLFVALFMVVFYKEKMTGVKAIALVLTCLGIAFLMEFNFTVNPVGMLIALLSGAAFGLYMVSVSESSIKELDPLNLLFYLALVVVLVFGAWGMIKGELHLVSLESAAYLSMLGVAVLSIIGIGFSTVAIRAIGPTYAAMICVLEPVVALLCGVVIFREPLTAYSFLGSLMMFAVILLIAFEGYFRKKKSERGNNNGN, encoded by the coding sequence ATGTTTAAGGGAATCATTATTGCTGTGATCGGCGCTATGGCCTATGGCTTTATTTCACTTTTCACTAAGAATCTGGTCAATCTGTCAGTAACCAGCGATACCATACTGGTCAGCCGGTTTTTGATTATTTTTCTGGTGATCGGCGCTTATCTGTCAGTCAGGAAAAAGCTTGTAAAGCCCACAAAGAGTCAGGTTAAGGATTTGCTGATATACGGCGTTATCGGTTATGGTGGAGCGATTTTTCTGCTGGCCGAATCCTATATCTTCATGCCTATGAGTCAGGCCACCATGATTCACTTTTCATATCCGTTGTTTGTCGCGCTTTTTATGGTTGTTTTTTATAAGGAGAAAATGACCGGCGTAAAGGCTATTGCTCTGGTTCTGACCTGTCTGGGGATTGCATTTCTCATGGAATTTAATTTTACAGTAAACCCTGTGGGAATGCTCATCGCACTTTTATCCGGTGCGGCCTTTGGTCTTTATATGGTCAGTGTCAGTGAAAGCAGTATCAAAGAGCTGGACCCGCTTAACTTGCTTTTTTATCTGGCGCTGGTGGTGGTACTTGTGTTTGGTGCCTGGGGCATGATAAAAGGAGAACTTCACCTTGTCAGTCTCGAGTCCGCTGCTTATCTGTCAATGCTGGGGGTGGCCGTTTTGTCGATTATCGGTATTGGCTTTTCGACGGTTGCCATTCGTGCCATTGGTCCGACCTATGCGGCGATGATCTGTGTGCTTGAGCCTGTAGTGGCGCTTTTGTGCGGTGTTGTCATTTTCAGGGAGCCTCTGACAGCCTACAGTTTTCTGGGGAGCCTGATGATGTTTGCGGTTATTCTGCTTATCGCCTTTGAAGGGTATTTTAGAAAGAAAAAATCAGAAAGAGGGAATAATAATGGAAACTGA
- a CDS encoding prolyl-tRNA synthetase associated domain-containing protein: METEAKKVYDFLDGLGVEYQVIEHPPVYTCDELEQYMDGVKGAHCKNLLLRNKKGNRHILVILEESKQMNIKEFGKQIGISNLSFASEERLLKYLGVTTGAVSVFGIINDQEHEVEVYIDQDVVDQDFVNFHPNVNTATVHFSVEGLKKFLGACGNPVQIVHV; encoded by the coding sequence ATGGAAACTGAAGCGAAAAAGGTATATGATTTTTTGGACGGGCTTGGTGTAGAGTATCAGGTAATTGAGCATCCGCCTGTGTACACCTGTGATGAACTGGAGCAATATATGGATGGCGTGAAAGGGGCGCACTGTAAAAACCTTTTACTGCGCAACAAAAAAGGGAACCGGCACATCCTGGTGATTCTGGAAGAGTCAAAACAGATGAATATCAAGGAATTTGGCAAACAGATTGGAATCAGCAATCTGAGCTTTGCTTCTGAGGAACGGCTTCTCAAATATCTGGGCGTCACCACCGGAGCCGTCTCTGTTTTTGGTATTATTAATGATCAGGAGCATGAGGTAGAGGTTTATATTGACCAGGACGTCGTGGATCAGGACTTTGTGAACTTTCACCCCAATGTCAATACAGCCACAGTTCACTTTAGTGTAGAAGGTCTGAAAAAGTTTTTGGGGGCCTGCGGTAATCCGGTGCAGATTGTTCATGTTTGA
- a CDS encoding 5-methyltetrahydrofolate--homocysteine methyltransferase: protein MGCYRGIPVRLDREKLFEQMHIRRDLWNFNEYEKAYDELSEELPRLIETRGIYKLVSNEIGTLIHKDLAGLSHLVCSMVTLGPGISERCTAYFMEKDYLKGLMIDSIADQVLFDLSNDFYQIIREDVCTRRGFGLTVRFAPDDQLIPIHFQKEILEIVDGRRQLAVDITEGYMYNPIKTLGYVYGADHEICTAEVDHDCRLCSNTGCEFRKTERPSA, encoded by the coding sequence ATGGGATGCTATAGAGGAATACCTGTACGCCTAGATCGGGAAAAGCTGTTTGAACAAATGCATATTCGCAGGGATCTCTGGAATTTTAATGAGTATGAAAAGGCATATGATGAGCTTTCAGAAGAGCTGCCGAGGCTTATCGAGACGCGTGGAATTTATAAGCTTGTTTCTAATGAAATAGGGACGCTGATCCATAAAGACCTTGCAGGCCTCAGCCATCTGGTATGCAGCATGGTTACGCTTGGGCCAGGGATCAGTGAACGCTGCACCGCTTATTTTATGGAAAAGGATTATCTGAAGGGGTTGATGATTGACAGCATCGCCGACCAGGTTCTATTTGATCTGTCAAATGATTTTTATCAGATTATCAGAGAAGATGTCTGTACACGCAGAGGATTTGGACTGACGGTCCGTTTTGCTCCAGATGATCAGCTGATCCCGATCCATTTTCAGAAGGAAATTTTAGAGATTGTGGATGGACGGCGTCAGCTGGCGGTGGATATTACAGAGGGTTATATGTACAATCCCATAAAGACCCTGGGATATGTATACGGCGCTGACCATGAAATTTGTACGGCTGAGGTGGATCACGACTGCCGCCTTTGTTCAAATACTGGCTGTGAGTTTCGAAAAACAGAAAGGCCATCGGCATAA
- a CDS encoding GTP-binding protein: MTKLMVIGGFLGAGKTTAMIEVAKTLKTLGNTVGLITNDQTDYLVDTQYVENHDLEVTELTGSCFCCNYPGFAERVDEMRQEDFILAEPVGSCTDLVSTIMKPSKEGKAGELYVLPLSVLVEPGRLKDFMENNTEAFSEGVYYIMDKQMEEADFIVLNKVDTLDDGDKEKLVGYLNEKYPASRVMEISAREGKGVETWLLAVLSADIAASNAKKMEVVYETYGNAEAEMGWLNAKAEINAKDTVNGDALMSALGEALKEAVAKEGGEIGHLKLYLDTDKGASKLSCVGVRQPVELDQTLGQEMKKGQLTINLRAAVDPVLLEKYTHEKVNALGESLGFNAENLVIEAFRPGFPNPTYRM; the protein is encoded by the coding sequence ATGACAAAGCTAATGGTAATTGGTGGATTTTTAGGCGCCGGAAAGACAACGGCAATGATTGAAGTGGCTAAAACACTTAAAACACTTGGTAATACAGTCGGTCTTATTACAAATGATCAGACCGATTATCTGGTGGATACTCAGTATGTTGAGAATCACGATCTGGAGGTCACAGAGCTGACAGGAAGCTGCTTCTGCTGTAACTATCCAGGCTTCGCAGAGCGCGTGGATGAGATGCGCCAGGAGGATTTTATTCTGGCAGAGCCAGTTGGGAGCTGCACAGACCTGGTTTCAACGATCATGAAACCCTCTAAAGAGGGAAAAGCCGGCGAACTTTATGTCCTGCCCCTTTCTGTTTTGGTGGAACCCGGACGCCTGAAGGATTTTATGGAAAATAATACCGAAGCCTTCTCAGAAGGTGTGTATTACATTATGGATAAGCAGATGGAGGAAGCCGATTTTATTGTTTTAAACAAAGTCGACACACTCGACGATGGCGACAAAGAAAAACTGGTCGGCTATTTAAATGAAAAATACCCGGCGAGCCGAGTAATGGAAATTTCTGCGCGAGAAGGCAAGGGTGTTGAAACCTGGCTCTTGGCAGTCCTGTCAGCGGATATTGCCGCTTCAAACGCAAAAAAAATGGAGGTTGTCTATGAGACCTACGGCAACGCAGAGGCCGAAATGGGCTGGCTGAATGCCAAGGCTGAAATAAATGCCAAAGACACCGTAAATGGCGATGCTCTGATGAGCGCGCTCGGCGAGGCTCTGAAAGAAGCTGTAGCGAAGGAAGGCGGCGAAATCGGCCACCTTAAACTTTATTTAGATACGGACAAGGGAGCATCAAAGCTGAGCTGTGTGGGTGTCCGGCAGCCGGTGGAACTGGACCAGACCCTGGGGCAGGAAATGAAAAAAGGGCAGCTGACCATTAATCTGAGAGCAGCTGTCGATCCTGTACTGCTTGAAAAATATACCCATGAAAAGGTGAATGCGCTGGGTGAAAGCCTTGGGTTCAACGCTGAGAATCTTGTTATCGAGGCGTTTCGCCCAGGATTCCCGAATCCCACTTACCGGATGTAA